One part of the Brevundimonas sp. NIBR11 genome encodes these proteins:
- the def gene encoding peptide deformylase has product MAIRRILTIDNPADLAILKQVSKPVEVVDDSVRALMDDMLETMYDAPGIGLAAVQIGDLRRVVVMDLGDGPLPEGAEPAAEGEETRVPNPRFFVNPEVLWASDEQFCYEEGCLSIPEYFDSVERPARVRVAYLNREGERIEEEIEGLYAVCYQHELDHLNGILFIDHLSRLRRDRAMTKVKKTMRMREDA; this is encoded by the coding sequence GGCCATCCGACGCATCCTCACCATCGACAACCCCGCCGATCTGGCGATCCTGAAACAGGTGTCAAAGCCGGTGGAGGTCGTCGACGACAGCGTCCGCGCTCTGATGGACGACATGCTGGAAACCATGTACGACGCGCCCGGCATCGGTCTGGCCGCCGTTCAGATCGGCGACCTGCGTCGTGTCGTGGTCATGGACCTGGGCGACGGTCCGCTCCCCGAAGGCGCTGAACCGGCCGCCGAGGGTGAAGAGACCCGCGTCCCCAATCCCCGCTTCTTCGTCAATCCGGAGGTCCTGTGGGCCTCGGACGAGCAGTTCTGCTACGAGGAAGGCTGCCTCTCGATCCCCGAGTATTTCGACAGCGTCGAACGCCCGGCCCGCGTGCGCGTCGCCTACCTGAACCGCGAGGGCGAGCGCATCGAGGAAGAGATCGAGGGCCTCTACGCCGTCTGCTACCAGCACGAACTCGACCATCTGAACGGCATTCTGTTCATCGACCACCTGTCGCGCCTGCGCCGCGACCGGGCGATGACCAAGGTCAAGAAGACCATGCGCATGAGGGAAGACGCCTGA
- a CDS encoding malonic semialdehyde reductase, whose protein sequence is MAFDSLSARDVSLSDAALAQVFTEARTRNGWTDRPVPTELLHKLYDLTKFGPTAVNTTPARFVFVTSPEAKARLVPLMSEGNQAKTAQAPVTVIIGYDMNFHNQLPHLFPHAPGARDWFGDEAGRREAAFRNSSLQGGYFLLAARALGLDVGPMSGFDPAGVKAEFFPDGDIEPNFIVNLGYGSDENLFPRSPRLTFDEAARIV, encoded by the coding sequence ATGGCTTTCGATTCGCTTTCCGCCCGCGACGTCTCCCTGAGCGATGCCGCCCTGGCCCAGGTCTTCACCGAGGCCCGCACCCGCAACGGCTGGACCGACCGTCCCGTGCCGACCGAGCTGCTGCACAAGCTCTACGACCTGACCAAGTTCGGGCCGACGGCGGTCAACACCACTCCGGCCCGCTTCGTCTTCGTGACCTCGCCCGAGGCCAAGGCACGCCTCGTCCCGCTGATGAGCGAGGGAAACCAGGCCAAGACCGCCCAGGCCCCGGTCACGGTGATCATCGGCTACGACATGAATTTTCACAACCAGCTGCCGCACCTGTTCCCGCACGCTCCCGGCGCTCGCGACTGGTTCGGCGACGAAGCCGGTCGTCGGGAGGCCGCCTTCCGTAACTCGTCGCTGCAGGGCGGCTATTTCCTGCTCGCCGCGAGAGCTCTGGGCCTCGACGTCGGTCCGATGTCGGGCTTCGACCCGGCGGGCGTCAAGGCCGAGTTCTTCCCCGACGGCGACATCGAGCCGAACTTCATCGTCAACCTGGGCTACGGCTCGGACGAAAACCTGTTCCCGCGCAGCCCGCGCCTGACGTTCGACGAAGCCGCCCGCATCGTCTGA
- the truA gene encoding tRNA pseudouridine(38-40) synthase TruA has translation MPRYRLDIEYDGGAYNGFQAQDGQPTVQGAIETAIHGFSGQTVRIAAAGRTDSGVHATGQVAHVDLDKDWPAATVMNALNAHLIREGVAILDCTAVPDDWHARFSATGRKYLYRILNRPGRPALERGKVWHLRKPLDAEAMQAGANHLIGHHDFTTFRDLACQSKSPAKTLDVARVTRVGEEVHLVFEARSFLHRQVRSMAGTLVEVGLGRWTSDDVKAALEAKDRAACGPVAPSDGLYLTGVDYKVRSPL, from the coding sequence ATGCCCCGCTATCGTCTGGACATCGAATACGACGGCGGCGCCTACAACGGCTTCCAGGCCCAGGATGGCCAGCCGACGGTCCAGGGCGCGATCGAGACCGCCATCCACGGCTTCTCCGGACAGACCGTCCGCATCGCCGCCGCCGGCCGCACCGACAGCGGGGTTCACGCCACCGGCCAGGTCGCCCATGTCGACCTCGACAAGGATTGGCCCGCCGCCACGGTCATGAACGCTCTGAACGCCCACCTGATCAGGGAAGGCGTCGCCATCCTCGACTGCACGGCCGTCCCCGACGACTGGCATGCCCGCTTCTCGGCGACGGGCCGCAAATACCTTTACCGCATCCTCAACCGCCCCGGTCGCCCGGCGCTGGAGCGCGGCAAGGTTTGGCACCTGCGCAAGCCCCTCGACGCCGAGGCCATGCAGGCGGGCGCCAACCACCTGATCGGCCATCACGACTTCACCACCTTCCGCGACCTGGCTTGCCAGTCGAAGTCGCCGGCGAAGACCCTCGACGTGGCGCGTGTCACCCGCGTCGGCGAGGAGGTGCATCTGGTCTTCGAGGCCCGCTCCTTCCTGCACCGCCAGGTCCGCTCCATGGCCGGCACCCTGGTCGAGGTCGGCCTTGGCCGCTGGACCTCCGACGACGTGAAGGCGGCGCTGGAAGCGAAGGATCGGGCCGCCTGCGGGCCTGTGGCCCCGTCGGATGGGCTGTACCTGACGGGCGTCGACTACAAGGTCCGATCCCCGCTTTGA
- the fmt gene encoding methionyl-tRNA formyltransferase produces the protein MRLAFMGTPEFAVPSLAELIASGHEIVAVYSQPPRPKGRGQKLTPSPVHAFAEAMGLPVFTPQSMKAQDAIDTFQSLDLDAACVVAYGQILKPSVLEAPRLGCFNLHGSLLPRWRGAAPIQRAIMAGDRETGVQIMRMSEGLDEGDILLSERLHIQRDDTAASLSERMSTVGATLWTRALAAIERGGAVETPQVGEPTYARKITPAEARIDWTRPAAEIDCHIRGLSPFPGAWFEAPGPDGPVRVKALLSCLSSEGSGAPGELLGGDLLIACGEGAVRLLRVQREGKAQQSPADFLNGFALPVGTILG, from the coding sequence ATGCGCCTCGCCTTCATGGGTACCCCCGAATTCGCCGTGCCGTCCCTGGCCGAGCTCATCGCGTCCGGCCACGAGATCGTCGCCGTCTATTCGCAGCCGCCCCGCCCCAAGGGACGCGGCCAGAAGCTGACGCCTTCGCCGGTCCACGCCTTCGCCGAGGCCATGGGTCTGCCAGTCTTCACGCCTCAGTCGATGAAGGCCCAGGACGCCATCGACACCTTCCAGAGCCTCGATCTCGACGCCGCCTGCGTCGTCGCCTACGGCCAGATCCTGAAGCCCTCCGTGCTGGAGGCTCCGCGTTTGGGCTGCTTCAACCTGCACGGAAGCCTGCTGCCTCGCTGGCGCGGGGCCGCCCCGATCCAGCGCGCCATAATGGCCGGCGACCGGGAAACCGGCGTCCAGATCATGCGGATGTCGGAAGGGCTGGACGAAGGCGACATCCTCCTGTCCGAACGGCTTCACATCCAGCGAGACGACACCGCCGCCAGTCTGTCAGAACGCATGTCCACGGTCGGCGCCACCCTGTGGACTCGGGCCCTCGCGGCCATCGAACGCGGCGGCGCCGTCGAGACGCCCCAGGTCGGCGAACCCACCTATGCGCGCAAGATCACCCCGGCCGAGGCCCGCATCGACTGGACCCGCCCGGCCGCCGAGATCGACTGCCACATTCGCGGGCTGTCGCCCTTCCCCGGCGCCTGGTTCGAGGCCCCCGGCCCGGACGGCCCCGTCCGCGTCAAAGCGCTTCTTTCCTGCCTGTCCAGCGAGGGTTCGGGCGCTCCGGGCGAGTTGCTGGGCGGCGACCTCCTGATCGCCTGCGGCGAGGGCGCGGTTCGCCTGCTCCGCGTCCAGCGCGAGGGCAAGGCCCAGCAATCCCCTGCCGATTTCCTGAACGGTTTCGCCCTGCCCGTCGGGACGATCCTGGGCTGA
- a CDS encoding DUF72 domain-containing protein, with translation MSGQTYIGIGGWTFEPWRGVFYPEKLSQKKELAYASSKLTSIEINGTYYSGFKIDTWMKWREETPDDFVFAVKASRFCTNRKVLSEGNKSLERFLDQGLTALGPKLGPINWQFMATKKFDPVDFEGFLKLLPKEKDGVQLRHALEVRSPTFDTQQFYDLAAKYGAAIVYADDDESPTWPKIDQPTADFTYARLMSSREDEATGMNAAELNAIAKQTGDWAQRGDVFAYFIAGAKVRNPAAAQALIEKVK, from the coding sequence ATGAGCGGACAAACCTACATCGGCATCGGCGGCTGGACCTTCGAGCCGTGGCGCGGGGTCTTCTATCCGGAGAAACTGAGCCAGAAGAAGGAACTGGCTTATGCCTCCTCCAAGCTGACCTCGATCGAAATCAACGGCACCTATTATTCCGGCTTCAAGATCGACACCTGGATGAAGTGGCGCGAGGAGACGCCGGACGACTTCGTCTTCGCGGTCAAGGCCAGTCGCTTCTGCACCAATCGCAAGGTCCTGTCCGAGGGCAACAAAAGCCTCGAGCGATTCCTGGATCAGGGCCTGACGGCGCTGGGACCCAAGCTCGGGCCGATCAACTGGCAGTTCATGGCCACCAAGAAGTTCGACCCGGTCGATTTCGAGGGCTTCCTGAAGCTGTTGCCCAAGGAGAAGGACGGCGTCCAACTCCGCCACGCGCTCGAGGTCCGCAGTCCGACTTTTGACACTCAACAGTTCTACGATCTCGCCGCCAAATACGGCGCGGCCATAGTCTATGCCGACGATGACGAAAGCCCGACCTGGCCGAAGATCGATCAGCCGACAGCCGACTTCACCTACGCCCGGCTGATGTCCAGCCGCGAGGACGAGGCGACCGGCATGAACGCGGCGGAGCTGAACGCCATCGCCAAGCAGACCGGGGATTGGGCCCAGCGCGGCGACGTCTTCGCCTATTTCATCGCCGGAGCGAAGGTGCGGAACCCGGCGGCGGCGCAGGCGCTGATCGAGAAGGTCAAATAG
- a CDS encoding GFA family protein → MITGRCHCGDIAFQIDGDVPETLTRCTCSFCSKRGHLYAYFRPDQFTRTFPGDRAEESTYFWNSKLVSNNFCGRCGCDVYADSPVFVPQEDFKAGKRQICVNARLFDDFEAADHPVTVIDGKHLW, encoded by the coding sequence ATGATCACGGGACGCTGCCACTGCGGCGACATCGCCTTCCAGATCGACGGCGACGTCCCCGAGACGCTGACCCGCTGCACCTGCAGCTTCTGCTCCAAGCGCGGTCACCTCTACGCCTATTTCCGCCCGGACCAATTCACGCGAACCTTCCCGGGCGACCGAGCCGAGGAGTCCACGTATTTCTGGAACTCCAAGCTGGTGTCGAACAATTTCTGCGGACGCTGCGGCTGCGATGTCTACGCCGACAGCCCGGTCTTCGTGCCTCAGGAAGACTTCAAGGCCGGCAAACGCCAGATCTGCGTCAACGCCCGTCTGTTCGACGATTTCGAAGCCGCCGACCATCCTGTGACAGTGATCGACGGCAAACACCTGTGGTAG